A window from Solanum stenotomum isolate F172 chromosome 7, ASM1918654v1, whole genome shotgun sequence encodes these proteins:
- the LOC125871880 gene encoding G-type lectin S-receptor-like serine/threonine-protein kinase SD2-5 isoform X2: MSFFFSFAGWLMDTAPLIFTLVIRGGISVEANNDKYTCSLDVFLGDVKVWSSGHLSQFYTIDKCTLELTQYGDLLLKGGLDDRVGWKAGTSGQGVKRLNLLGTGNLVLVDAMNLIKWQSFNFPTNIMLWGQRLSSRTRLTSFPSNSSLSYSFEIQYDKIALYLYSGKSKYSYWEYTPLELDGLNITYVELTSNALEIFNNENRRIGRITSDKPEPLRFLALGNSTGNLGFYYYSSDKGKFEASYQALNTSCDLPLACKPYGICTFSEKCSCIRLIKRGDGLLSDCTENVRICGRNDSQMLELQGVTSVLRSNPYKVNVTKEICANLCLDNCTCVAALHFSYENDPAKPGECYVYGLARGVKQIERDGRLSYMVKVPKGTDQGHDKHSHWKKWIPLVVGVVDGVVLLLVLGGVGYYVIRKRRKSCVDTGHSN, from the exons ATGagcttttttttctcatttgctGGTTGGCTCATGGACACTGCACCTCTGATATTCACATTGGTTATCAG AGGTGGAATCAGTGTTGAAGCCAATAATGATAAATACACATGTTCACTTGATGTTTTTCTGGGAGATGTCAAGGTTTGGAGTTCTGGTCATTTGTCACAATTCTACACAATAGACAAATGTACACTTGAGCTAACTCAGTATGGAGACTTATTGTTGAAAGGGGGTCTAGATGACAGAGTTGGATGGAAAGCTGGAACTTCAGGACAAGGTGTCAAG AGACTGAACTTACTTGGGACAGGTAATTTGGTGTTAGTTGATGCTATGAACTTGATTAAATGGCAAAGTTTCAATTTTCCAACTAATATTATGCTTTGGGGTCAGAGACTAAGCTCAAGAACTCGGTTAACATCCTTCCCTAGCAACTCTAGTTTGTCATATTCTTTTGAGATTCAGTATGACAAGATTGCATTGTACTTATACTCTGGAAAATCGAAGTACTCGTATTGGGAATATACACCTTTGGAATTAGATGGCCTGAATATCACATATGTTGAGTTAACTTCTAACGCGCTGGAGATATTCAACAACGAAAATCGTAGAATTGGAAGGATAACATCAGACAAGCCAGAGCCCTTGAGATTTTTAGCATTGGGAAATAGCACAGGGAATTTGGGATTCTACTATTACTCATCTGACAAAGGAAAGTTTGAAGCTTCATATCAAGCACTAAACACTAGTTGTGATCTTCCGTTGGCATGTAAACCTTACGGTATATGTACATTTTCAGAGAAGTGTTCTTGCATAAGACTAATAAAAAGAGGAGATGGATTGCTTTCTGATTGCACTGAAAATGTAAGAATTTGTGGAAGAAATGATTCCCAAATGCTAGAATTACAAGGCGTTACGAGTGTATTAAGAAGCAATCCTTATAAGGTCAATGTGACCAAAGAAATATGTGCAAATCTGTGCTTGGATAACTGTACATGTGTTGCAGCATTACATTTTTCTTATGAGAATGATCCCGCGAAACCTGGAGAATGCTATGTGTATGGACTAGCTAGAGGAGTTAAACAAATCGAAAGAGATGGAAGATTGAGTTATATGGTGAAGGTACCAAAGGGAACTGATCAAGGTCATGATAAACACTCTCATTGGAAGAAATGGATTCCATTAGTTGTAGGAGTGGTTGATGGAGTTGTTTTGTTACTTGTTTTAGGAGGAGTTGGATACTATGTAATACGAAAGAGAAGAAAGTCGTGCGTAGATACTGGTCACAGCAATTGA
- the LOC125871880 gene encoding G-type lectin S-receptor-like serine/threonine-protein kinase SD2-5 isoform X3 has product METDHNQIGPNFRGGISVEANNDKYTCSLDVFLGDVKVWSSGHLSQFYTIDKCTLELTQYGDLLLKGGLDDRVGWKAGTSGQGVKRLNLLGTGNLVLVDAMNLIKWQSFNFPTNIMLWGQRLSSRTRLTSFPSNSSLSYSFEIQYDKIALYLYSGKSKYSYWEYTPLELDGLNITYVELTSNALEIFNNENRRIGRITSDKPEPLRFLALGNSTGNLGFYYYSSDKGKFEASYQALNTSCDLPLACKPYGICTFSEKCSCIRLIKRGDGLLSDCTENVRICGRNDSQMLELQGVTSVLRSNPYKVNVTKEICANLCLDNCTCVAALHFSYENDPAKPGECYVYGLARGVKQIERDGRLSYMVKVPKGTDQGHDKHSHWKKWIPLVVGVVDGVVLLLVLGGVGYYVIRKRRKSCVDTGHSN; this is encoded by the exons ATGGAAACTGATCACAACCAAATTGGACCAAATTTTAGAGGTGGAATCAGTGTTGAAGCCAATAATGATAAATACACATGTTCACTTGATGTTTTTCTGGGAGATGTCAAGGTTTGGAGTTCTGGTCATTTGTCACAATTCTACACAATAGACAAATGTACACTTGAGCTAACTCAGTATGGAGACTTATTGTTGAAAGGGGGTCTAGATGACAGAGTTGGATGGAAAGCTGGAACTTCAGGACAAGGTGTCAAG AGACTGAACTTACTTGGGACAGGTAATTTGGTGTTAGTTGATGCTATGAACTTGATTAAATGGCAAAGTTTCAATTTTCCAACTAATATTATGCTTTGGGGTCAGAGACTAAGCTCAAGAACTCGGTTAACATCCTTCCCTAGCAACTCTAGTTTGTCATATTCTTTTGAGATTCAGTATGACAAGATTGCATTGTACTTATACTCTGGAAAATCGAAGTACTCGTATTGGGAATATACACCTTTGGAATTAGATGGCCTGAATATCACATATGTTGAGTTAACTTCTAACGCGCTGGAGATATTCAACAACGAAAATCGTAGAATTGGAAGGATAACATCAGACAAGCCAGAGCCCTTGAGATTTTTAGCATTGGGAAATAGCACAGGGAATTTGGGATTCTACTATTACTCATCTGACAAAGGAAAGTTTGAAGCTTCATATCAAGCACTAAACACTAGTTGTGATCTTCCGTTGGCATGTAAACCTTACGGTATATGTACATTTTCAGAGAAGTGTTCTTGCATAAGACTAATAAAAAGAGGAGATGGATTGCTTTCTGATTGCACTGAAAATGTAAGAATTTGTGGAAGAAATGATTCCCAAATGCTAGAATTACAAGGCGTTACGAGTGTATTAAGAAGCAATCCTTATAAGGTCAATGTGACCAAAGAAATATGTGCAAATCTGTGCTTGGATAACTGTACATGTGTTGCAGCATTACATTTTTCTTATGAGAATGATCCCGCGAAACCTGGAGAATGCTATGTGTATGGACTAGCTAGAGGAGTTAAACAAATCGAAAGAGATGGAAGATTGAGTTATATGGTGAAGGTACCAAAGGGAACTGATCAAGGTCATGATAAACACTCTCATTGGAAGAAATGGATTCCATTAGTTGTAGGAGTGGTTGATGGAGTTGTTTTGTTACTTGTTTTAGGAGGAGTTGGATACTATGTAATACGAAAGAGAAGAAAGTCGTGCGTAGATACTGGTCACAGCAATTGA
- the LOC125871880 gene encoding G-type lectin S-receptor-like serine/threonine-protein kinase SD2-5 isoform X1 produces the protein MKIYELFFLICWLAHGHCTSDIHIGYQVSLAIPTSYCKGFIGRAFLMETDHNQIGPNFRGGISVEANNDKYTCSLDVFLGDVKVWSSGHLSQFYTIDKCTLELTQYGDLLLKGGLDDRVGWKAGTSGQGVKRLNLLGTGNLVLVDAMNLIKWQSFNFPTNIMLWGQRLSSRTRLTSFPSNSSLSYSFEIQYDKIALYLYSGKSKYSYWEYTPLELDGLNITYVELTSNALEIFNNENRRIGRITSDKPEPLRFLALGNSTGNLGFYYYSSDKGKFEASYQALNTSCDLPLACKPYGICTFSEKCSCIRLIKRGDGLLSDCTENVRICGRNDSQMLELQGVTSVLRSNPYKVNVTKEICANLCLDNCTCVAALHFSYENDPAKPGECYVYGLARGVKQIERDGRLSYMVKVPKGTDQGHDKHSHWKKWIPLVVGVVDGVVLLLVLGGVGYYVIRKRRKSCVDTGHSN, from the exons ATGAAAATTTATGagcttttttttctcatttgctGGTTGGCTCATGGACACTGCACCTCTGATATTCACATTGGTTATCAGGTAAGTCTTGCTATACCAACATCATATTGCAAAGGATTCATAGGCAGGGCTTTTCTAATGGAAACTGATCACAACCAAATTGGACCAAATTTTAGAGGTGGAATCAGTGTTGAAGCCAATAATGATAAATACACATGTTCACTTGATGTTTTTCTGGGAGATGTCAAGGTTTGGAGTTCTGGTCATTTGTCACAATTCTACACAATAGACAAATGTACACTTGAGCTAACTCAGTATGGAGACTTATTGTTGAAAGGGGGTCTAGATGACAGAGTTGGATGGAAAGCTGGAACTTCAGGACAAGGTGTCAAG AGACTGAACTTACTTGGGACAGGTAATTTGGTGTTAGTTGATGCTATGAACTTGATTAAATGGCAAAGTTTCAATTTTCCAACTAATATTATGCTTTGGGGTCAGAGACTAAGCTCAAGAACTCGGTTAACATCCTTCCCTAGCAACTCTAGTTTGTCATATTCTTTTGAGATTCAGTATGACAAGATTGCATTGTACTTATACTCTGGAAAATCGAAGTACTCGTATTGGGAATATACACCTTTGGAATTAGATGGCCTGAATATCACATATGTTGAGTTAACTTCTAACGCGCTGGAGATATTCAACAACGAAAATCGTAGAATTGGAAGGATAACATCAGACAAGCCAGAGCCCTTGAGATTTTTAGCATTGGGAAATAGCACAGGGAATTTGGGATTCTACTATTACTCATCTGACAAAGGAAAGTTTGAAGCTTCATATCAAGCACTAAACACTAGTTGTGATCTTCCGTTGGCATGTAAACCTTACGGTATATGTACATTTTCAGAGAAGTGTTCTTGCATAAGACTAATAAAAAGAGGAGATGGATTGCTTTCTGATTGCACTGAAAATGTAAGAATTTGTGGAAGAAATGATTCCCAAATGCTAGAATTACAAGGCGTTACGAGTGTATTAAGAAGCAATCCTTATAAGGTCAATGTGACCAAAGAAATATGTGCAAATCTGTGCTTGGATAACTGTACATGTGTTGCAGCATTACATTTTTCTTATGAGAATGATCCCGCGAAACCTGGAGAATGCTATGTGTATGGACTAGCTAGAGGAGTTAAACAAATCGAAAGAGATGGAAGATTGAGTTATATGGTGAAGGTACCAAAGGGAACTGATCAAGGTCATGATAAACACTCTCATTGGAAGAAATGGATTCCATTAGTTGTAGGAGTGGTTGATGGAGTTGTTTTGTTACTTGTTTTAGGAGGAGTTGGATACTATGTAATACGAAAGAGAAGAAAGTCGTGCGTAGATACTGGTCACAGCAATTGA